The Legionella sp. PATHC032 genome has a window encoding:
- a CDS encoding LegC2/C7 family Dot/Icm T4SS effector, whose product MTDTPKTNLSVDEIEEDNPNDRPLPEENTEILVKKLKVLETTQENFDQIKKHIATVIDSLAKNRSFFGRVAAYWGEMQLWLKITLGIVLIVPTLTLGIAIQVASLIVISALTLVTYVGSALLLENHVQKEEHITDRLKEEMIGLADNLGKVIESFEPLRKQIAEQIEYFHEENDRLNLNVTQLSDQIMRLTKQAEQLQKTEQTLRKVREELGKTSETLDGKVQVQAELLQINQEELNRIREEIAKNEIELSEKISELDQVKKEMAVEIEKAESVTQVLKDTVEKLSQTAIADHNHRESFQNKLNDFLSNKEQSFNDVAQRICEAERELCLVKEELNFSNKRYQELLERQEEVVKRLEQLQHSRKPTPYSNAQVLGKLGIMATEEKQPPTPVSSEENTIQTQALAG is encoded by the coding sequence AAATAGAAGAGGATAACCCCAACGACAGACCCCTCCCTGAAGAAAACACGGAAATATTAGTAAAAAAACTGAAAGTATTGGAAACCACCCAGGAAAATTTTGATCAAATCAAAAAACATATTGCGACAGTTATAGATTCCTTGGCAAAAAATCGCAGTTTTTTTGGCCGTGTTGCTGCCTACTGGGGAGAAATGCAGTTATGGTTAAAAATTACTCTTGGAATAGTATTGATTGTTCCCACCTTAACACTTGGAATTGCAATTCAAGTGGCCTCTCTTATAGTGATCAGTGCCCTGACTCTAGTGACTTATGTTGGTAGTGCCCTGCTTCTTGAAAATCATGTCCAGAAAGAAGAACATATTACTGATCGCCTAAAAGAAGAAATGATAGGTTTGGCAGATAACTTGGGGAAAGTTATCGAATCTTTTGAGCCTCTCCGCAAGCAAATTGCTGAACAAATTGAATATTTTCATGAAGAAAATGATAGATTAAACCTCAACGTTACTCAACTGAGTGATCAAATTATGCGATTAACAAAACAAGCAGAACAATTACAAAAAACCGAACAAACTTTACGTAAAGTCAGAGAAGAATTGGGAAAAACATCTGAAACACTGGATGGAAAAGTACAAGTTCAAGCAGAATTATTACAGATAAACCAGGAAGAATTAAACAGAATAAGAGAAGAAATTGCAAAAAATGAAATTGAATTATCTGAAAAAATTTCTGAGTTAGATCAAGTTAAAAAGGAAATGGCAGTAGAAATTGAAAAGGCTGAGTCTGTTACCCAAGTATTAAAAGATACTGTAGAAAAATTGTCTCAAACCGCTATTGCAGATCACAACCATCGGGAATCATTTCAAAATAAATTGAACGATTTTCTGTCTAATAAAGAACAAAGTTTTAATGATGTTGCTCAACGTATATGCGAAGCTGAGCGTGAACTGTGCCTCGTTAAAGAAGAATTGAACTTCAGTAACAAACGTTATCAGGAACTATTGGAACGTCAAGAAGAGGTAGTTAAACGGTTGGAACAACTCCAACATTCACGTAAGCCCACTCCATATAGTAATGCACAAGTACTTGGTAAATTAGGCATTATGGCAACCGAGGAAAAACAACCTCCAACACCCGTTTCATCAGAAGAAAATACAATCCAAACTCAAGCTCTCGCAGGTTAG
- a CDS encoding acylphosphatase: MAKEFCMRCYISGRVQGVWYRASAKKMAEQLMVSGWARNLADGRVEVFACGKEDQLEEFYNWLQQGPLNARVDVCTRENLPWEDYISFDVL, from the coding sequence ATGGCCAAGGAATTTTGTATGCGCTGTTATATTTCAGGAAGAGTTCAGGGTGTATGGTATCGCGCCTCTGCCAAAAAAATGGCTGAACAATTGATGGTAAGTGGATGGGCTCGGAATTTAGCGGATGGTCGCGTTGAGGTCTTTGCTTGTGGAAAAGAAGATCAGTTAGAAGAGTTTTATAATTGGTTGCAACAAGGGCCGCTTAATGCAAGGGTTGATGTTTGTACACGTGAGAATTTACCTTGGGAAGATTATATAAGTTTTGATGTATTATAA
- a CDS encoding phospholipase D-like domain-containing protein, with product MLRFFEKDLQYSGGNISDDSYLMTKIIETAISSADKGTVSAEKMLGVVNPNQIEIVSGSENAYRLIIDKIKEAKKQILIQAFVWEPSTQVIKDIRNALCEIKHELEVFLLVDQLDRLAQVFYHGEIFPKKPKHDPASLGLDNLPQNITLHIGTHVHNSIASNHNKAIWIDGDVILTGANFQQENYGPNGFHDAAMFIPGGAAEAVFYDFKVMWDKRTNKSDAPEISPIYIEQESTKSYGNSCSILYVTNTIRQKLAALPFYREPLPEDPLNNAYMAAIKYAKHTIRIAVPNLNAPEIIHALADFINNRNGHVFLLMGKGFNDSRERFYGGTNQSSIEYFSSLLDEDKRDNLQIRWFHRVNNEEISMKREVIHMKFMAIDDEVVIYGSSNLDLLSLHNSHETNIVIDSADFAQRAIEQLYLPVFETGIPVLISPKKTCFVCS from the coding sequence ATGCTCCGATTCTTTGAGAAAGATTTGCAATATTCAGGAGGAAATATTTCCGACGATTCTTATTTAATGACAAAAATAATTGAAACAGCCATTTCCTCTGCTGATAAGGGAACTGTCTCTGCAGAAAAAATGCTTGGCGTGGTGAATCCAAATCAGATAGAAATAGTATCGGGTAGTGAGAATGCATATCGTTTAATTATTGATAAAATTAAAGAGGCTAAAAAACAAATACTTATTCAAGCTTTTGTATGGGAACCAAGCACTCAGGTTATCAAAGATATCCGAAACGCACTTTGCGAAATTAAGCATGAACTAGAAGTATTTCTTCTGGTCGATCAGTTGGATCGCTTGGCTCAAGTTTTTTATCATGGCGAAATATTTCCTAAAAAGCCAAAACATGATCCCGCCAGTTTAGGTTTAGATAATTTACCTCAGAATATTACATTGCATATAGGTACTCATGTGCATAATTCCATTGCGTCCAACCATAATAAAGCCATCTGGATTGATGGGGATGTCATTTTAACAGGGGCTAATTTTCAGCAGGAAAATTATGGTCCTAATGGGTTTCATGATGCTGCCATGTTTATTCCTGGAGGCGCAGCAGAAGCGGTTTTTTACGATTTTAAAGTCATGTGGGATAAGCGTACCAATAAATCTGATGCTCCGGAAATTTCTCCCATATATATAGAGCAGGAGTCAACAAAGTCCTATGGAAATTCTTGTTCTATACTCTATGTGACAAATACTATTAGACAGAAATTGGCAGCACTCCCTTTTTATAGGGAGCCTTTACCAGAAGACCCTTTGAATAATGCTTACATGGCTGCAATTAAATATGCCAAACATACTATCCGAATTGCTGTTCCTAATTTAAATGCCCCTGAAATCATCCATGCCCTTGCGGACTTTATTAATAATAGAAATGGCCATGTCTTTCTATTGATGGGGAAAGGATTCAATGATTCCCGTGAGAGGTTCTATGGTGGAACAAATCAGAGTTCGATTGAATATTTTAGTTCACTGCTTGATGAAGATAAGCGAGACAACTTGCAAATTCGTTGGTTTCATCGGGTAAATAATGAAGAAATTTCTATGAAGAGAGAGGTTATCCATATGAAATTTATGGCAATTGATGATGAGGTTGTTATTTACGGTTCATCGAATCTTGATTTGCTAAGTTTACATAATAGCCATGAAACAAATATTGTAATTGATAGCGCTGATTTTGCACAACGAGCAATAGAACAATTATATCTACCTGTCTTTGAAACGGGTATACCAGTATTGATATCCCCTAAAAAAACCTGTTTTGTTTGTTCTTGA